ACGCCGCGCTCGCGCGGACGCCGGGCGGGGCGGGCGCGTGAACGGCACGTCTAACGTACCCTCGCCTAACGCCCCGGCCCGCGCGCGCGTCCGCGTCCCCTGCTCGACCTCCAACCTCGGCGGCGGCTTCGACTGCGTCGGGGTCGCGCTCGACCGCTGGCTCGCGGCCGAGGCGTGGGTCGGCGGCGCGGGCGCGGCGACGCTCGCGCGCGCGGGGACGTTGGCCGAGCTCGACGCGGAAGGCGTGGGGGCGGACGACGACCTGATCGTGCGCGGGGCGCGGCTCGCCTGCGCGGCGGCCAGGCGGGCGCTCCCGGACGGGTTCTCGGTCGCGGCCACGTCGGACGTGCCGGTCGGGCGCGGGCTCGGCTCCTCGGCCGCCGCGCTCGCGGCGGGCGCGCTGCTCGCCGACGCGCTCCTCGGGCTCGGGTTCGGCATGCGGCGCGTGGCCGCGCTCTGCGCCACCGAGGAGGGCCACCCCGACAACGTCGCCCCGATGCTCTTGGGCGGCGCCGTACTCGGCGTGCCGGCCGCGGCGTGCGAGGGCGGGTGGGCGTTCGCGCCGCTCGCCCTGCACGCGGACGTGGGCTTCGCGCTCGCGGTGCCCGACTTCGGGTCGTCGACGCGGGCGATGCGGGCCGCGCTCCCCGCCGCCGTGCCGCACCGGGCCGCGGTGGCCGCGGCGTCGAAGGCGGCCGCGCTCGTGCGCGGGCTCGCGGGCGGCGACGGCGCGCTCCTCGCCCACGCCCTCGACGACGTCGTGCACGTGCCCTACCGGCGCGCGCTCGTGCCGGGGTACGACGCGGTGGCCGCGGCCGCGTTAGGCGCGGGCGCGTGGGGGGCGACGCTGAGCGGGGCGGGCTCGTCGCTCATCGCGCTCGCGCCGCGCGGGCGGACGGCGGCGGTGGCGGACGCGATGGCCGGCGCGTGGCGAGCGGCGGGGGTCGCGGCGGCGGCGTGGGCGGCGCCGGTCGCAGGCGGGGCTGCCGTCGCGGCCGCCTAACGGTCCGCCGCGCCGCTCACCACACCCGCACCACGCCGAAGGCGTCGAGGGCGGCGTCGTTCGAGACGAGCGGGAGGCGGTGGTTGAGCGCCTGCGCGGCGATCATGCGGTCGAACGGGTCCTTGTGCGGCTGCGAGAACGCGCCGGCCAAGTCGCCGTCGGAGAAACTCACCGGCAACTCCCGGAAGTCCTCGCTCCTCAGCACGACCGCGAGGTCCCGCACGATGAGCGGCGACACCTCGGGGAGTTTGCCGATCCGGTGCTTCGTGCGCAGCTCCCACGCGGTCACCGCGCTCACGTACACGTCGTCGGCGGCGTCGATCCGGCGGCGCGTGTCGGCCGGCAGGTGCTCGTCGCCGAGCGCCCACCACAGGAAGGAGTGAGTATCGAGCAGCATCCGGTTCATCCGAGTCCTTCCATTTCGTCGTCGGGCAGCGGCTCGAAGAACGCGTCGGTCACGCGCCCGAGATGCTTGTAGCGGCCGAACTCGCGCTTCGGCTTGTCTACCGGCACCAACCGCACGGCCGGCGTGTTCCGGCGCGCGATGACGATTTCCTCGCCGTTCACCGCGCGCTCGACGAGATCGCTCAGGCTGTTCTTCGCGTCGTACAGGTTGTACGTCGCCATCGGGAACCTCCGGTGCTAATTGGCCTAGTATGTTAGCCAGATCGAATGGCTGGTGCCACTCGGTCCCGCCACACACGTTATAGTCGGCCCCGCTCCCGGCAGGGCCGATTCTTTGCACCCTCCTACATCCGAACCCATGCGCCTCTCCGCCTTCGCTTCCGTTCTCGCCCTCGCGCCCGCCCTCGCTGCCGCGCAGATGACCGCGCAGCCGGCCAAGGGCGCCAACGCCGACCCCGACCAGCAGGTCGCAGGCGGGCTCCGCATCCCCGGCTGGACCGCACACTTCGATCGCCCCGGCACCGCCCCGACCGCGGTCAAGTTCTTCCCCATGGGCCAGGGCTACCACGTGATCGCCGGCCCGGCCGCGATCTACTACGACTCGACGAAGACGGGCACGGGCGTGTACACGGCCCGCGCGAGCTTCACGCAGATGAAGGCCCCGATGCACCCCGAGGCGTACGGCCTCTTCGTCGGCGGGCAGAACCTCGCGAGCGACGCGGCCGCCTACCTGTACTTCCTCGTCCGCGGCGACGGCAAGTACGCGATCAAGCAGCGCGCCGGCGCGAGCGACGTGCGCACGCTCGTCGACTGGACCGCCTCCCCCGCCGTCCACGCGGCCGACGCCTCGGGCAAGGCGACGAACGCGCTCCGCGTCCAGGTCGGCGCCGACTCGGTGCGCTTCTTCGCCAATAACCAGCCCGTGACGGCCCTCGCGACCGCCAAGACGGGCGCCCTCGCCGGGACCGCGGGGCTCCGCGTCAACCACAACCTTGACGTGCACGTCGACGGCTTCTCGGTCTACTCGGGCCCGGCTCGCTAACGGCCTACGCCCGCCAATCAGCCCCTGAGCTCGCTCACCCCATGACTCTCCCCCTCCGCCGGCTCGGCGCGACCGGACCTGTCGTCGCCGCGCTCGGGCTCGGCTGCATGGGGATGAGCGAGTTCTACGGCCCCACGGACGACACCGAGTCGCGCGCGACGCTCGACCGCGCGCTCGACCTCGGCGTGACCCTGTTCGACACGGCCGACATGTACGGCCCGTTCACCAACGAGGAACTCCTCGGCCGCTGGCTCCGCGACCGCGGTGCGGCCTCGCGCGTCGTCGTCGCCACCAAGTTCGGCATCGTCCGCGACCCGGCCGATCCGACGAACCGCGGCCTCAGCGGACGCCCCGAATACGTGCGCGCCGCGTGCGAGGGCTCGCTCCGCCGACTCGGCGTCGACCACGTGGACCTCTACTACCAGCACCGCGTCGACCCCGACGTGCCGATCGAGGACACCGTCGGCGCCATGTCCCGCCTCGTCGAGGAGGGCAAGGTGCTCCACCTCGGCCTCTCCGAGGCGGGCGCCGCGACGATCCGCCGCGCCCACGCCGTCCACCCGATCGCGGCCGTCCAGACCGAGTACTCGCTCTGGAGCCGCGACCCGGAAGACGAGATCCTCCCCGCATGCCGCGCGCTCGGTGTTGGCTTCGTCCCCTACAGCCCGCTCGGCCGCGGCTTCCTCACCGGCGAGATCCGCACCCCGGACGACCTCGCCCCCGACGACTTCCGCCGCGGTAACCCGCGCTTTCAGGGCGAGAACTTCGCCCGCAACCTCGCCCTCGTCGAGCGCGTCCGCGAACTCGCGCGCGAACGCGGTTGCACGCCCGCGCAGTTCGCGCTCGCCTGGCTGCTCGCCCAGGGCGAGGACCTGGTGCCGATCCCCGGCACGAAGCGCGTCGCCCGCCTCGAAGAGAACGTCGCGGCGGGCGAGATCGCCCTCTCGCCGGACGACCTCGCCCGCATCGACGCGGTCGCACCCAAGGGCGTCGCGGCGGGCGACCGCTACGCGCAGGGCGGGATGGCGATGGTCGGGCGGTAGACGCCCGCCGCGCAGGACTCGGTGACCGTCGTCCGACCGCCGGCCGCGGAGCGCACCGCGGGGCGCGTCGCGCCGCTGGACACGCCGGCGACGCGCGCACCACTCTCCGACGCGCAACGCGCGACCCTCGCGGCGGTCGTCGGTCGGGTGCTCGACGGCTCCCTCGCGCTCGCCCCCGCGCTCGACGCCCCCGGTCTCGTCGAAGCCCGCCTCGCGCGCGCCCCCGCGCACCTGCGCCAGGACTTCGCCCGCGTGCTCGCCGTCTTCGGCGGCCGCGTGGCCGCGTTGGCCACACTCGGCGTCCCGACCCCGTTCGCCCGGCTCGACCTCGCCCGCCAGGACCGGATGTTGGCCCGCTGGGCGGGGTCGCGCATCCCGGTGCAACGCACCGTCTTCCAGGCGCTCCGCCGTCTGACGCTCGCCGCCTGGTACGGCCACCCCGCCGTGCAGACCGCACTCGGCCATCGCGGTCCCTTTCACACCCGCGTGCCCGCCCTCTCGTGGGAGGGGCCTGCCGTGGGCGAGAGCTTGCCGAACGAACCCATCGCCCGGGTCGGCGCGCCGGAGCGCGTCGCGCCACCGGTGCGGAGTACCGCGCTTCCAGTCGCCGTCACCCCGCCGGCCCCCGCGCGCGCAGACGCGCCCGGCAGCGCGCCCTCGCCTGCCGCGTCGGCCGGACACGTCGTCCCCGGCCGAACGCTGCGGGGCGAGGTGCGGCGCACGGCCGACGTCGTGGTCGTCGGCAGCGGGGCCGGCGGCGCCGTGGTCGCGGCACGGCTGGCCGAAGCGGGGCACGAGGTCGTCGTGCTCGAGTCGGGCGCCCTGTGGACCGCGGCCGACTTCACGGAGCAGGACGCCCAGATGGGCGAGCGGCTCTACGCCGACCAGGGGCTCCGAGCGACCGAGGATCTGGGCGTCGCGATTCTCCAGGGCGACACGGTCGGCGGCAGCACGACGGTCAACTGGATGGCCATGCTCCGCCCCGACGCGCACGTGCGCGAGGAGTGGACGCGCCGCTTCGGGCTCGACGTCATCGCGAACGGCGCGTTCGACGCGGCCCTCGACCGTGTCTGGGCCGACGTCCACGCCCGGCGCATGCCGGACGACGCTCACTCCGCGAACAACCGTTTACTGCTCGACGGCGCGGCCGCGCTGGGCTGGCGCGTGCGCGCGCTCGACCTGAACGCGCGCGGCTGCGTGCGCGCGGGGTTCTGCGGTCAGGGATGCCGGTACGACGCGAAGCAGGGCACCCTCGTGACCTATGTGCCGCGCGCACTCGCAGCCGGCGCGACGGTCTACGCCGACGCTCAGGTGCAGCGCGTCGCGATCCTCGGTCCAAATCACCCGCGCGGTGTGAAACGGGTCACGGCGACCGTACAGGACCAGGACACGAGGGCGCCACGTGCGACCCTCACTGTCGATGCCCCGCTCGTCGTCCTCGCCGCGGGCGCGATCGGGACCCCGGCACTGCTCCAGCGCTCCGGGCTCGGTGGTGGGGCGGTCGGGCGCTACCTCCGCCTCCACCCGACGACGGCCGTGACCGGCGCGTACGCCCGCGAAGTGAACGCGGGCTCGGGTGTGCCGATGT
The Gemmatimonadetes bacterium T265 genome window above contains:
- a CDS encoding twitching motility protein PilT, coding for MNRMLLDTHSFLWWALGDEHLPADTRRRIDAADDVYVSAVTAWELRTKHRIGKLPEVSPLIVRDLAVVLRSEDFRELPVSFSDGDLAGAFSQPHKDPFDRMIAAQALNHRLPLVSNDAALDAFGVVRVW
- a CDS encoding aldo/keto reductase — its product is MTLPLRRLGATGPVVAALGLGCMGMSEFYGPTDDTESRATLDRALDLGVTLFDTADMYGPFTNEELLGRWLRDRGAASRVVVATKFGIVRDPADPTNRGLSGRPEYVRAACEGSLRRLGVDHVDLYYQHRVDPDVPIEDTVGAMSRLVEEGKVLHLGLSEAGAATIRRAHAVHPIAAVQTEYSLWSRDPEDEILPACRALGVGFVPYSPLGRGFLTGEIRTPDDLAPDDFRRGNPRFQGENFARNLALVERVRELARERGCTPAQFALAWLLAQGEDLVPIPGTKRVARLEENVAAGEIALSPDDLARIDAVAPKGVAAGDRYAQGGMAMVGR
- a CDS encoding antitoxin is translated as MATYNLYDAKNSLSDLVERAVNGEEIVIARRNTPAVRLVPVDKPKREFGRYKHLGRVTDAFFEPLPDDEMEGLG
- the thrB gene encoding homoserine kinase, yielding MNGTSNVPSPNAPARARVRVPCSTSNLGGGFDCVGVALDRWLAAEAWVGGAGAATLARAGTLAELDAEGVGADDDLIVRGARLACAAARRALPDGFSVAATSDVPVGRGLGSSAAALAAGALLADALLGLGFGMRRVAALCATEEGHPDNVAPMLLGGAVLGVPAAACEGGWAFAPLALHADVGFALAVPDFGSSTRAMRAALPAAVPHRAAVAAASKAAALVRGLAGGDGALLAHALDDVVHVPYRRALVPGYDAVAAAALGAGAWGATLSGAGSSLIALAPRGRTAAVADAMAGAWRAAGVAAAAWAAPVAGGAAVAAA